The nucleotide window AAGTTTTGCCTCGCATGCAAACTGGTGTCGGTGCCTCTGCTTATCTCAAAATTGCTGAAGGCTGCGATCATACCTGTAGCTTCTGCATCATCCCTCAGCTGCGCGGTAAGTTTCGCTCGCGCACGATAGAGTCTCTCGTCAAAGAGGCTCGTATCCTTGTTGCTGGCGGTGTCAAAGAAATCATCCTGGTATCGCAAGATAGCACCTATTACGGTCTAGATATCTACAACCGCATGGCTCTAGGAGAGCTGCTCGAAGCTCTGCATGAAATCGAAGACCTGGACTGGCTGCGTGTCATGTACTGCTATCCCACCGAAGTCAATCGTCCACTGCTTGAGACCATGGCGCGTCTGCCCAAAGTCGTCAAATATGTCGATATCCCGCTGCAACACTCGCATCCTGAAGTACTCTCAGCAATGGCTCGTCCACGCAATCCCGAAAAGGCAATGGACTTGATTCGTGAGTGCATACCTGGTGTCAAAATCCGTTCTACTTTTATTGTCGGCTTCCCTGGCGAGACCGAAGAACAATTCCAGCATCTCTATGACTTTGTAGAAAAATACCGCTTTGATAGATTGGGTGTCTTTACTTATAGCCGTCAGATGGAAGTACCAAGCGGCCATATGGACACACAGATACCAGAAAAAGTGAAAAAGCAAAGACAGAAGCGCATCATGACTTTGCAGCACGGTATATCGCTGGAGCTAAACCAGGCAATGGTTGGTCAAACAGTGCCAGTACTGGTAGAGAGCTATGACGAACAAAAGAAACTCTTTGTCGGTCGCAGTCAGTGGGACGCTCCTGGTATAGACAATCTGGTCTATATCAAAGAAGGCGAAGAAGAAGTAATCATGGCTGAAGTGAATAACGTAGTGGTGGAAGAAGCCAAACCATACGATCTCTTTGGCACCGTCCGTAGTGACACATTGCCAGAGCTAGTTAAAGCTGGTGTGGGTGCCGCTACTCAAACAAAGAAACGCTAGACTGGTGAGGAAGACATCTCCCAAGTTTTTTCCTGGGATAACGTTTTCTTTGAAGTGGCTATTTACCGGCATTGTATTTGCTATGGTATTTGCCTATTCGCCTCAACTGATGCGCAATGTCGTCGCCTTTTTGCTGATCATATGGGCCATGCTGGCACCACTTATGGCTAGCTGGAGTTTGCTTGATTTGTCTTCCTGGGCTTTTGCCGAAGGGCGTTATCGCCAGGCTCTGAGCTTAGCTACAGCCGCTCTCAAAATTGATGAGTGGATTAGGCCAATGGCTAATTTAATTGGCATGAGTGAGTCCCCCTTTAGAGTCTTTAACTCACTCAATCAAGCGAGCTCTTATCAGGCCCTAGGTCAGTATAAAGAAGCTCTCGATGTACTAAAAAATGTACTTGCTAAAATCGAAAACTCAGAAACTCTCGATGCTGATGCTACCGCTGCACCACGAGTACTGACTTCTCTGGCTTTGACTAAACAGTTTTTGGGAGACTTTGTCGGTGCCGAAAACACTCTGCGCCGCTCGCTCACCATCAAAGAAGGCAAGCTTGGACGCGATGAATTAGACGATGAGCAAAAGACTAATCTCAAACTTGTCTCCGCTTGTGACCTCAATGCGCTTGGCCGGCTTGATTGCAAGAGGCTAAAGTGGGACACCGCTGAGTCCCAACTCAAATTATCAATTGAGCGTCTCGAAGCTCTCGACCGCGCAATCGACCCCAGTCGCGAGCTGTGGAGCGAGTTTGCTGCTCCACTGGTAGATGTACTGATGCACACTGATAGAAGTGATCTTGCTTATGAGCTAGCTCAGAGCATACTCAATATCCGCCTCCGTTGTCTCTCTGCCCATCATCCATCACTTGCCAGTGCCCATGATGCTTTTGGCCGCTGTCTCATTATCTCGGGCAATTTAGAGCGCGCTCGCCGTGAGCTAGAGTGTGCTCGCCGTATCCGTGCCCATAGCAAAGATCTCAATGCC belongs to Candidatus Obscuribacter sp. and includes:
- a CDS encoding tetratricopeptide repeat protein, whose amino-acid sequence is MKWLFTGIVFAMVFAYSPQLMRNVVAFLLIIWAMLAPLMASWSLLDLSSWAFAEGRYRQALSLATAALKIDEWIRPMANLIGMSESPFRVFNSLNQASSYQALGQYKEALDVLKNVLAKIENSETLDADATAAPRVLTSLALTKQFLGDFVGAENTLRRSLTIKEGKLGRDELDDEQKTNLKLVSACDLNALGRLDCKRLKWDTAESQLKLSIERLEALDRAIDPSRELWSEFAAPLVDVLMHTDRSDLAYELAQSILNIRLRCLSAHHPSLASAHDAFGRCLIISGNLERARRELECARRIRAHSKDLNASDNAETIYSLALLADKKGEAQAAEALYLEALKLKEEAYGPSYPDVAEVLETYGAFLERQERGSESQSILSRASEIRHKFA
- the rimO gene encoding 30S ribosomal protein S12 methylthiotransferase RimO, encoding MRNPKIGVVSLGCPKNATDTEVMLGLLNEAGFEVTFDNDDAQMCLVNTCSFIGDARKESVRTLVELADQGKELIIAGCLAQHFKEELLTEIPEARAVVGTGDITNIVDVIKSIAADSSLRVVEVSEIPNNYDDEVLPRMQTGVGASAYLKIAEGCDHTCSFCIIPQLRGKFRSRTIESLVKEARILVAGGVKEIILVSQDSTYYGLDIYNRMALGELLEALHEIEDLDWLRVMYCYPTEVNRPLLETMARLPKVVKYVDIPLQHSHPEVLSAMARPRNPEKAMDLIRECIPGVKIRSTFIVGFPGETEEQFQHLYDFVEKYRFDRLGVFTYSRQMEVPSGHMDTQIPEKVKKQRQKRIMTLQHGISLELNQAMVGQTVPVLVESYDEQKKLFVGRSQWDAPGIDNLVYIKEGEEEVIMAEVNNVVVEEAKPYDLFGTVRSDTLPELVKAGVGAATQTKKR